In Streptomyces sp. NBC_00306, a single genomic region encodes these proteins:
- a CDS encoding (2Fe-2S)-binding protein, which yields MSARGPALTERGAALEERGPGPVRVTLSINGTEHTLDIEPRVSLLDALRERLDLTGAKKGCDQGTCGACTLWVDGKRVLACLTLAMTCEGREVTTVEGLADEGELHEMQRAFIAEDAFQCGYCTPGQIMSAVALMREGHAGDDAEIKEWMSGNICRCAAYPHIRAAIRSVRDQP from the coding sequence ATGTCCGCACGCGGCCCGGCCCTCACAGAACGAGGGGCAGCACTCGAGGAACGAGGTCCCGGTCCGGTCCGGGTCACCTTGTCGATCAACGGCACCGAGCACACTCTCGACATCGAGCCCCGCGTCAGTCTGTTGGACGCCCTTCGTGAACGTCTGGACCTGACGGGCGCCAAGAAGGGGTGCGACCAGGGCACTTGTGGCGCGTGCACGCTGTGGGTCGACGGGAAACGGGTGCTCGCCTGCCTCACCCTCGCCATGACCTGCGAGGGCCGTGAGGTGACCACCGTCGAGGGCCTGGCCGACGAGGGCGAACTGCACGAGATGCAGCGGGCCTTCATCGCCGAGGACGCGTTCCAGTGCGGTTACTGCACCCCCGGCCAGATCATGTCCGCCGTGGCGCTGATGCGCGAGGGTCACGCCGGGGACGACGCCGAGATCAAGGAGTGGATGAGCGGCAACATCTGCCGCTGCGCCGCCTATCCCCATATCCGGGCCGCGATCCGCTCCGTCCGCGACCAACCGTAG
- a CDS encoding FG-GAP-like repeat-containing protein: MKSSGHRTRTALVIACALVVGASLVSAGPAVAGPGTAGTAASGTAEDVVITLGVRDGRVVPPEALALAGGRLHVTGRADDATKRSLYEYDLAVTGTPTAGPRRLVVDNFWNDYPCRDDPGTFCSELDSRLWGLGDGRIGYQEPWGSHHSVGGTRPPRQVSLQTEWRQDRLTSAAGRYVAVFDGFDTRVGDLDGDAGAQHIADGRPASVWATKVWTRGEQPGAVQSYDLKTGAKSGDIALGTGCTAEELQVVGRWLYWRCPGVDKAGVWDFGTRKNVAVPSQDGVRMGDGYLVWYEPSERRLELVDFHRGGGFPYVEQTLASDVPSAAWDVDRFGGHVAFTDAEGRIRIRPVTVPRQSVTVTDLAPEAGFGPWRGDWRLSRPAASWTVTIKDPYGNVVREIRGRDREGASVQAGWDGKDSDNQPVPSGAYTWTLGVDSGDGTGTQELTSRGLEHTRAAGGRSAFRDTDADGYGEMFSMTTAGKLAVHHLSRDSGSWTSTGWDTTTRFVSAGDLTNDGCGDVVARTPDGNLWRYAPGCGARVTPETPRTLVGAGWAGFDAIVPAADNDPFRTPDLIARQASTGRLYLYPGNAGMTGYGRPILIGPGWNGYTIMGAADLTGDGIGDLVARDSGGEVWRYDGLGEGKFLPRKLLLQDWGAGRREMMVVGDVTRDGYPDLVSRHGDGSLLRNKGNAAGGFGATVTIGTGWGAYARLY, translated from the coding sequence ATGAAGAGCTCCGGACACAGAACCCGTACCGCTCTTGTCATTGCCTGCGCACTCGTGGTGGGCGCCTCGCTGGTGTCGGCCGGCCCGGCGGTCGCCGGGCCGGGCACCGCCGGGACGGCCGCCTCCGGGACGGCGGAGGACGTGGTCATCACCCTGGGCGTCAGGGACGGCCGCGTCGTCCCTCCCGAGGCACTGGCTCTTGCCGGTGGGCGGCTGCATGTCACCGGCCGCGCGGACGACGCGACCAAGCGCAGCCTGTACGAGTACGACCTCGCCGTCACCGGTACGCCCACCGCCGGGCCCCGGCGCCTCGTCGTCGACAACTTCTGGAACGACTATCCGTGCCGGGACGACCCCGGCACCTTCTGCTCGGAGCTCGACTCGAGACTGTGGGGGCTCGGCGACGGCCGGATCGGCTATCAGGAGCCGTGGGGCAGCCACCATTCCGTCGGCGGTACACGGCCGCCGCGGCAGGTCTCGCTCCAAACCGAATGGCGGCAGGACCGGTTGACCTCGGCGGCCGGCCGTTACGTCGCCGTCTTCGACGGCTTCGACACCCGGGTGGGAGACCTCGACGGCGATGCCGGCGCACAGCACATCGCCGACGGCCGTCCGGCGTCCGTGTGGGCCACCAAGGTGTGGACCCGGGGCGAACAGCCGGGCGCCGTCCAGTCGTACGACCTGAAGACCGGCGCGAAGTCCGGGGACATCGCACTCGGGACGGGCTGCACCGCCGAGGAGCTCCAAGTGGTGGGGCGGTGGCTGTACTGGCGTTGCCCGGGAGTCGACAAGGCCGGGGTGTGGGACTTCGGGACCCGCAAGAACGTCGCGGTGCCTTCGCAGGACGGCGTCAGGATGGGTGACGGCTATCTGGTCTGGTACGAGCCGTCGGAGCGCCGGCTGGAGCTGGTCGACTTCCATCGGGGCGGCGGATTTCCGTACGTGGAGCAGACGTTGGCCTCCGACGTACCGTCCGCAGCCTGGGACGTCGACCGGTTCGGCGGCCATGTGGCGTTCACCGACGCCGAGGGACGGATCCGCATCAGGCCGGTGACCGTGCCCCGCCAGTCGGTCACGGTGACCGACCTGGCCCCCGAAGCCGGGTTCGGGCCCTGGCGGGGCGACTGGCGGCTCAGCCGTCCGGCGGCCTCCTGGACGGTCACCATCAAGGATCCGTACGGCAACGTGGTGAGGGAGATCCGCGGCCGGGACCGGGAAGGCGCCTCCGTGCAGGCCGGATGGGACGGAAAGGACTCCGACAACCAACCGGTCCCCAGCGGGGCGTACACCTGGACGCTCGGCGTCGACTCGGGCGACGGCACGGGGACGCAGGAGCTGACGAGCCGCGGACTGGAGCACACCCGGGCGGCGGGCGGACGCAGTGCGTTCCGGGACACCGACGCCGACGGGTACGGCGAGATGTTCTCCATGACGACCGCCGGCAAGCTGGCCGTCCACCATCTCTCCCGGGACAGCGGCTCCTGGACCTCCACCGGCTGGGACACGACCACCCGCTTCGTGTCCGCGGGTGACCTGACCAATGACGGCTGCGGTGATGTGGTGGCCCGTACCCCGGACGGCAACCTCTGGCGGTACGCCCCGGGCTGCGGGGCCCGGGTCACCCCCGAGACTCCGCGGACCCTGGTCGGCGCAGGCTGGGCGGGATTCGACGCGATCGTCCCGGCTGCCGACAACGACCCTTTCCGCACACCTGACCTGATTGCCCGTCAGGCATCGACCGGACGTCTCTATCTGTATCCGGGGAACGCGGGAATGACCGGATACGGCAGGCCGATCCTGATCGGACCCGGCTGGAACGGCTACACCATCATGGGCGCGGCCGATCTGACCGGTGACGGGATCGGCGACCTGGTGGCCCGGGACAGCGGCGGCGAGGTCTGGCGCTACGACGGCCTGGGGGAAGGGAAGTTCCTGCCCCGCAAGCTGCTGCTCCAGGACTGGGGCGCGGGACGCCGGGAGATGATGGTGGTCGGTGACGTGACCCGGGACGGTTATCCGGACCTGGTGTCACGGCACGGGGACGGCAGTCTGCTGCGGAACAAGGGCAACGCCGCGGGCGGTTTCGGGGCGACGGTGACGATCGGTACGGGCTGGGGTGCGTACGCCCGGCTGTACTGA
- a CDS encoding histone protein, which yields MDNQTKVALAAAVAGGYVLGRSKKGKLALTVATYLAGRRFGLEPRQLAAEAVSRLGQLPQVAELQEQFKGDVLEAGRKAVAAVADRGMSSLADTLQSRTSALGDKVRMPEEDEEPEDEDWDEDEEPEDEEPEDELDEEPEEDEEPEDDLDEEPEEDEEPEDELDEEPDEDEEPEDEPDEDEEPDRQPPRRAKKSAPAKKAAAKKSAPAKKAAPAKKAAAKKSAPAKKTAAKKSAPAKKTAAKKSAPAKKAPAKKTAAKKTAAKKAAPAKKAAAKKSAPAKKTSSRSGRRR from the coding sequence ATGGACAACCAGACCAAGGTGGCTCTGGCGGCGGCTGTTGCGGGCGGGTACGTGCTGGGCCGGTCGAAGAAGGGCAAGCTCGCGCTGACAGTGGCCACGTATCTGGCGGGCAGACGATTCGGGCTGGAACCTCGTCAGCTGGCGGCTGAGGCCGTGAGTCGTCTGGGTCAGCTCCCGCAGGTCGCCGAGCTTCAGGAGCAGTTCAAGGGCGATGTCCTGGAGGCAGGGCGGAAGGCCGTTGCGGCCGTCGCCGACCGCGGTATGAGCTCCCTCGCCGACACTCTCCAGAGCCGCACGAGCGCACTCGGTGACAAGGTGCGGATGCCGGAGGAGGACGAGGAGCCCGAGGACGAGGACTGGGACGAGGACGAAGAGCCGGAGGACGAGGAGCCGGAGGACGAGCTCGACGAGGAGCCGGAGGAGGACGAAGAGCCGGAGGACGACCTCGACGAGGAGCCGGAGGAGGACGAAGAGCCGGAGGACGAGCTCGACGAGGAGCCGGACGAGGACGAAGAGCCCGAGGACGAGCCGGACGAGGACGAGGAGCCGGATCGGCAACCGCCTCGCCGTGCGAAGAAATCGGCCCCGGCGAAGAAGGCGGCGGCCAAGAAGTCGGCTCCGGCCAAGAAAGCGGCTCCGGCCAAGAAGGCGGCGGCCAAGAAGTCGGCCCCGGCCAAAAAGACGGCGGCCAAGAAGTCGGCCCCGGCCAAAAAGACGGCGGCCAAGAAGTCGGCTCCGGCCAAGAAGGCCCCCGCCAAGAAGACGGCGGCCAAAAAGACAGCGGCCAAGAAAGCAGCGCCGGCCAAGAAAGCCGCGGCGAAGAAGTCTGCCCC
- a CDS encoding DUF427 domain-containing protein, with translation MATTSDSSDALPAAHRRSEVIDSVVWEPSERWVRATKGEVTVVDSRRPVLVWEPGRPVPLYAFPAEDVRTDLLHRTERPANPRRHAGATVFYDLALAGQSIKAAAWTYPGEELAGHISFEWFGHDVLDHWYEEDEEIFVHPRDPHKRVDALPSTRHVRVEIEGTTVADTHTPVLLFETHLPVRYYFPRDDVRLDLLTPTDAHTRCPYKGVATEYWSWEGDGAALPDIAWSYPDPLRQVEIIKDRVAFYNESVDIIVDGERQERPVTFFSKRSRS, from the coding sequence ATGGCGACGACCAGCGACAGTTCGGATGCCCTGCCGGCCGCGCACCGCCGGTCCGAAGTGATCGACAGCGTGGTGTGGGAGCCGAGCGAGCGGTGGGTGCGGGCGACCAAGGGCGAGGTCACGGTCGTGGACAGCCGGCGGCCGGTTCTCGTGTGGGAGCCGGGCCGTCCCGTGCCTCTGTACGCCTTCCCTGCCGAGGACGTCCGGACGGATCTGCTGCACAGGACGGAGCGGCCTGCCAACCCGCGCCGGCATGCGGGAGCGACGGTCTTCTACGACCTCGCCCTCGCCGGCCAGTCCATCAAGGCGGCGGCCTGGACCTATCCCGGCGAGGAGCTGGCCGGACACATCAGCTTCGAATGGTTCGGCCACGATGTTCTCGACCACTGGTACGAGGAGGACGAGGAGATCTTCGTCCACCCGCGCGACCCGCACAAACGGGTGGATGCCCTGCCGAGCACCCGTCACGTCCGGGTCGAGATCGAGGGCACGACGGTCGCGGACACGCACACGCCGGTTCTGCTGTTCGAGACCCATCTGCCGGTCCGCTACTACTTCCCGCGGGATGACGTCCGCCTCGACCTGCTCACCCCGACCGATGCTCACACCCGCTGCCCGTACAAGGGTGTGGCGACGGAGTACTGGTCCTGGGAGGGCGACGGCGCCGCACTGCCGGACATCGCATGGAGCTACCCGGACCCTCTGCGCCAAGTGGAGATCATCAAGGACCGGGTGGCCTTCTACAACGAGTCGGTGGACATCATCGTCGACGGAGAACGGCAGGAGCGTCCGGTCACGTTCTTCAGCAAGCGGTCGCGTTCCTGA
- a CDS encoding molybdopterin cofactor-binding domain-containing protein, translating to MMTFGAQFAEVGVDAELGLIRVRRMTGAFAPGRVLNAKTAHSQLMGGMLWGLGQALLEANYMSPDTGRWVNSNLGEYLVPVNADAPDVDIELVEIEDGIVNPLGVKGVGEIGQVGAAAAIANAVHHATGRRIRKLPITIEDTL from the coding sequence ATGATGACCTTCGGCGCCCAGTTCGCCGAGGTCGGGGTGGACGCCGAACTCGGCCTGATCCGGGTGCGGCGCATGACCGGCGCCTTCGCACCCGGCCGGGTGCTCAACGCCAAGACGGCTCACAGCCAGTTGATGGGCGGCATGCTGTGGGGTCTGGGGCAGGCGCTCCTGGAAGCCAACTACATGTCGCCGGACACCGGCCGCTGGGTCAACTCGAACCTCGGTGAGTACCTCGTGCCCGTCAACGCGGACGCGCCGGACGTCGACATCGAGCTGGTCGAGATCGAGGACGGCATCGTCAACCCCCTGGGCGTGAAGGGAGTCGGCGAGATCGGCCAGGTCGGCGCGGCGGCCGCGATCGCCAACGCCGTTCACCACGCCACCGGACGCCGGATCCGCAAGCTGCCGATCACCATCGAGGACACGCTCTGA
- a CDS encoding FAD binding domain-containing protein, translated as MRPITYLRATDTATAVAAVSSDPTSDFLAGGTTEVDLLRQNVLNPRRLVDINELPLTGIEGTEEGGLRIGSLARMSEVAAAPVVRERFPLIAQALELGASAQLRNMASMGGNLLQRVRCSYFRDAHSACNKREPGTGCSAIDGFSRGHAVLGTSEHCIATHPSDVAVALMALDTRVHTMGPSGERAYPIDDFFLLPGDSPHREHPLEHGELITEIEVPPTPLARRSLYLKVRDRESYEFALVSVAAAMSVADGRIVDVRMALGGVATKPWRAERAEDFLIGATIMRDNFAMAARVEMAAARPTSMNAFKVELAQRAIVRALDMLSNGTGTASASGSESGSPS; from the coding sequence GTGCGGCCGATCACCTACCTCCGCGCGACCGACACGGCGACCGCCGTTGCCGCCGTGAGCAGCGACCCCACCAGCGACTTCCTCGCCGGCGGCACCACCGAGGTCGATCTGCTCCGCCAGAACGTGCTGAATCCCCGCCGGCTCGTCGACATCAACGAACTTCCGCTGACGGGCATCGAGGGCACCGAGGAAGGCGGCCTGCGGATCGGCTCGCTGGCCCGGATGAGTGAGGTCGCCGCCGCTCCCGTCGTCCGTGAGCGCTTCCCGCTGATCGCCCAGGCCCTGGAGCTCGGTGCGTCCGCGCAGCTGCGCAACATGGCGTCCATGGGAGGCAACCTCCTCCAGCGCGTGCGGTGTTCGTACTTCCGCGACGCGCACTCCGCGTGCAACAAGCGCGAGCCCGGCACCGGCTGCTCGGCCATCGACGGCTTCAGCCGCGGTCACGCGGTGCTCGGCACCAGCGAGCACTGCATCGCCACCCACCCCTCGGACGTGGCCGTGGCCCTCATGGCGCTGGACACGCGTGTGCACACGATGGGTCCGAGCGGCGAACGGGCTTATCCCATCGACGACTTCTTCCTCCTCCCCGGGGACTCGCCGCACCGCGAGCACCCCTTGGAGCACGGCGAACTGATCACGGAGATCGAGGTGCCTCCCACACCCCTCGCCCGGCGCTCCCTCTATCTGAAGGTCCGGGACCGCGAGTCGTACGAGTTCGCGCTCGTCTCGGTCGCGGCCGCGATGTCCGTCGCCGACGGCAGGATCGTGGACGTTCGGATGGCGCTGGGCGGTGTGGCCACCAAGCCATGGCGTGCCGAGCGGGCCGAGGACTTCCTGATCGGCGCGACCATCATGCGGGACAACTTCGCCATGGCCGCCCGTGTGGAGATGGCCGCCGCCAGGCCGACCTCCATGAACGCCTTCAAGGTCGAACTCGCGCAGCGCGCGATCGTCCGCGCCCTCGACATGCTCAGCAACGGAACGGGAACCGCGTCCGCGTCCGGAAGCGAGAGCGGGAGCCCGTCATGA
- a CDS encoding SpoIIE family protein phosphatase: protein MRPTVASSVHPLGPCRTGDDALADGDLRVHGIGGLRAADASVPRTVPSAGTVVTVRAVAERAADLIRPWAVSARQRPPAPRQSTSEGSGTAMESPDPTLGTTTLTALLESADDVAGAALAALLTRSAAGFAVWDTDLRCVWVNDTLGQYDGIARESRLGRGPRDALPGDAEDLETAMRQVLATGSGLTGREYRVPAAAGTVRDSAYSASFVRLDDADGRPLGVCLVVLAVRDRRWAGDRLAVVSEAGARIGTTLDVMRTAQELADFTVPLVADYVTVDLTEAVQLGEEPLERLEPSQGRIPTFRRAGRASIHTGAPESLWTRGEVVYVPKASPFMQVLSTGGPVLEPILDTSADSWLANDPARAEKIRAFGMHSLMVLPIRARGVLLGVAVFVRTDNPMPFDESDHQLAAELVSRAALSLDNARRYTRERATALALQRSLLPSSVSGGTAMEVAARYLPADAADGVRGVGGDWFDVIGLPGGRVGLVVGDVVGHGIDAAATMGRLRTAIRTLADLDLPPGELLTRVDRTFIGLVEDEPDSDMPLPSMGATCVYAVYDPVARRCTVALAGHPPPALVDPGGGVTFAELPTGTPLGLGMLPYEAAELDLPAGSLIALYTDGLVEDRRQDIGVGMERVSNALSRTGLSVDDLCSVVIDTLPTETTSDDVTLLLARALP from the coding sequence GTGCGCCCGACCGTCGCCTCGTCCGTGCACCCGCTCGGCCCGTGCCGTACCGGCGACGACGCCCTCGCCGACGGCGATCTGCGAGTCCATGGCATCGGCGGACTCCGCGCGGCCGACGCCTCGGTCCCGCGGACCGTCCCGTCGGCCGGCACCGTCGTCACGGTCCGCGCCGTCGCCGAACGGGCGGCGGACCTGATCCGGCCCTGGGCCGTGTCCGCGCGACAGCGACCGCCCGCACCACGACAGAGCACATCCGAAGGATCGGGAACGGCCATGGAATCACCGGACCCCACGCTCGGCACGACCACCCTGACCGCCCTGCTGGAGAGCGCGGATGATGTCGCAGGAGCGGCACTGGCGGCCCTCCTGACCCGCTCCGCGGCCGGGTTCGCCGTCTGGGACACCGACCTGCGGTGCGTCTGGGTGAACGACACCCTGGGGCAGTACGACGGAATCGCCCGGGAGTCCCGACTGGGGCGCGGACCCCGGGATGCGCTGCCCGGCGACGCCGAAGACCTCGAGACGGCGATGCGGCAGGTGCTGGCCACCGGCTCCGGCCTGACCGGCCGCGAGTACCGGGTGCCTGCCGCGGCGGGCACGGTGCGCGACAGTGCCTACTCCGCCTCCTTCGTCCGTCTGGACGATGCCGACGGCCGCCCCCTGGGCGTGTGCCTGGTGGTCCTGGCCGTCCGCGACAGGCGGTGGGCGGGGGACCGGCTGGCCGTCGTGAGCGAGGCCGGCGCCCGCATCGGCACCACGCTGGACGTGATGCGCACGGCACAGGAGCTGGCCGACTTCACCGTTCCCCTCGTCGCCGACTACGTCACCGTCGACCTGACCGAGGCGGTGCAGCTGGGCGAGGAGCCGCTGGAACGGCTGGAGCCGTCCCAGGGACGCATCCCCACGTTCCGCCGCGCGGGCAGGGCGTCCATCCACACCGGTGCCCCGGAGTCCCTGTGGACCCGCGGCGAAGTGGTCTACGTCCCCAAGGCGTCGCCGTTCATGCAGGTGCTGTCGACGGGAGGCCCGGTGCTGGAGCCGATACTCGACACCTCGGCGGACTCCTGGCTGGCCAACGACCCGGCGCGGGCGGAGAAGATCCGCGCTTTCGGCATGCACTCCCTGATGGTCCTCCCGATCCGGGCGCGCGGCGTCCTGCTGGGTGTGGCCGTGTTCGTCCGGACGGACAACCCGATGCCGTTCGACGAAAGCGATCACCAGCTCGCCGCGGAACTGGTGTCCCGGGCCGCACTGAGCCTGGACAACGCCCGCCGGTACACCCGCGAGCGGGCCACCGCCCTCGCCCTCCAGCGCAGTCTGCTGCCGAGCTCCGTGAGCGGCGGAACCGCCATGGAGGTGGCGGCCCGCTATCTGCCGGCGGACGCGGCGGACGGCGTCCGCGGAGTCGGCGGCGACTGGTTCGACGTCATCGGGCTGCCCGGCGGCCGGGTGGGGCTGGTCGTCGGCGACGTCGTCGGCCACGGCATCGACGCCGCCGCCACCATGGGCCGGCTGCGCACGGCGATCCGCACACTCGCCGACCTGGATCTGCCCCCGGGGGAACTGCTGACCCGGGTGGACCGGACGTTCATCGGACTCGTCGAGGACGAACCGGACTCCGACATGCCCCTGCCCTCCATGGGCGCCACCTGTGTGTACGCGGTCTACGACCCCGTCGCACGGCGCTGCACGGTAGCGCTGGCGGGGCATCCGCCGCCCGCCCTCGTCGACCCCGGGGGCGGTGTCACCTTCGCCGAGCTGCCGACCGGAACACCCCTCGGTCTCGGGATGCTGCCTTATGAGGCCGCGGAGTTGGACCTGCCCGCGGGAAGCCTCATCGCCCTCTACACCGACGGGCTCGTGGAGGACCGCCGCCAGGACATCGGCGTCGGCATGGAGCGGGTGAGCAACGCTCTCAGCCGGACCGGTCTGTCCGTGGACGACCTCTGCTCGGTGGTGATCGACACGCTGCCGACCGAGACCACGTCCGACGACGTCACCCTGCTGCTGGCCCGCGCCCTTCCGTGA
- a CDS encoding class I SAM-dependent DNA methyltransferase, with translation MTESTYLHATRVAYDTVAADYAELVPPAFGSDRYGRAMISAFAELTRGGGGPVADLGCGPGHVTAHLHSLGVDAFGIDLSPETVAVARRMHPHLTFDEGSMTDLDLADGALGGILSWYSIVHTPPELLPVVFAEFHRVLAPGGHLLIGFKAGDRHRHLENAYGHELSLDVYWVSPDRIEELLSRAGLEADARMIREPSEEEKPRQGRQAYLVARKPARR, from the coding sequence ATGACCGAGTCGACCTACCTGCACGCCACACGCGTGGCCTACGACACCGTCGCCGCCGACTACGCCGAACTCGTGCCTCCCGCCTTCGGGAGCGACCGGTACGGCCGCGCGATGATCAGCGCATTCGCCGAGCTCACACGAGGCGGCGGCGGGCCTGTCGCTGATCTCGGGTGCGGGCCCGGGCATGTGACGGCGCATCTGCACTCGCTCGGGGTGGACGCGTTCGGCATCGACCTGTCGCCGGAGACCGTGGCCGTTGCCCGTCGGATGCACCCGCACCTGACGTTCGACGAAGGGTCGATGACCGATCTGGACCTGGCCGACGGTGCTCTGGGCGGCATCCTCTCCTGGTACTCGATCGTTCACACCCCTCCGGAGCTGCTGCCGGTGGTGTTCGCCGAGTTCCACCGAGTCCTGGCCCCGGGCGGGCATCTGCTGATCGGCTTCAAGGCCGGTGACAGACACCGGCACTTGGAGAACGCGTACGGTCACGAGCTCTCGCTCGATGTGTACTGGGTGTCTCCCGACCGCATCGAAGAGCTGCTGAGCCGGGCCGGGCTCGAGGCGGACGCCCGGATGATCCGTGAGCCCAGCGAGGAGGAGAAGCCCCGGCAGGGGCGGCAGGCATACCTTGTGGCTCGGAAGCCCGCCCGCCGCTGA
- a CDS encoding antibiotic biosynthesis monooxygenase, which translates to MSQSVREAAREAVTVVYTWEVVPGREEQFEEWAHEIETEAAAFTGHRGVTWLHPEGDSHRYHAVVRFADTETLDRWMTSPQRAAWQDRVKPFARSAHPKLTTTGLETWFNVPNGPARPPARWKMSIVTIVAVYPFALLYDGVFAEYFHAWPLLARTLVFPVILAPLLTYAVMPFMSRALRRWLYPDYPQE; encoded by the coding sequence ATGAGCCAAAGCGTGCGAGAAGCAGCCCGAGAAGCGGTGACGGTCGTCTACACCTGGGAGGTGGTGCCCGGCAGGGAAGAGCAATTCGAGGAGTGGGCCCACGAGATCGAGACGGAGGCCGCCGCGTTCACCGGCCACCGCGGAGTGACCTGGCTGCACCCGGAGGGCGACAGCCACCGCTACCACGCGGTCGTCCGGTTCGCGGACACCGAGACCCTGGACCGGTGGATGACCTCACCTCAGCGGGCAGCCTGGCAGGATCGCGTCAAACCTTTCGCCCGCTCGGCTCATCCGAAGCTGACGACCACGGGCCTGGAGACTTGGTTCAACGTCCCCAACGGCCCGGCCCGGCCACCGGCGCGCTGGAAGATGTCGATCGTCACGATCGTGGCGGTCTACCCCTTCGCGCTGCTCTACGACGGGGTGTTCGCCGAGTACTTCCACGCTTGGCCGCTCCTGGCCCGCACCCTCGTCTTCCCCGTGATCCTGGCCCCGCTCCTGACGTACGCGGTCATGCCGTTCATGAGCCGGGCGCTGCGGCGGTGGCTGTACCCGGACTATCCGCAGGAATGA
- a CDS encoding fatty acid desaturase family protein encodes MDSQTVHPAPPDVRQEAGSDFARLSRKIADAGLMGRRPGYYAARIASVAALYAGGWVAFVLVGDSWWTLAVAAFLAVVFGQVALLAHDVAHRQVFRLRKASERTGRIAGNAGIGMGYGWWQDKHTRHHANPNHEELDPDLIPDVLVWSRKQAHASTGLPRLLGRYQAFLFFPLLTLEGFNLHLSGVRSLADRSLKNRVAEGSMLFAHFALYLGALLLVLPPGMALAFLAVHQCLFGVYLGSIFAPNHKGMPILTGDDRPDFLRRQVLTSRNVRGGWFTDVALGGLNYQIEHHLFPSMPSPHLRKAQVIVRRHCQELGVDYLETSLITSYRQALASLHHAGAPIRQAVPA; translated from the coding sequence ATGGATTCGCAGACCGTTCACCCTGCCCCGCCCGATGTCCGACAGGAGGCGGGGAGCGATTTCGCCCGGCTGTCCCGGAAGATCGCCGACGCGGGTCTCATGGGCCGTCGCCCGGGCTACTACGCGGCCCGGATCGCCTCGGTGGCCGCGCTGTACGCCGGCGGCTGGGTCGCGTTCGTCCTCGTCGGCGACAGCTGGTGGACGCTCGCGGTGGCGGCGTTCCTGGCCGTCGTCTTCGGCCAGGTCGCCCTCCTCGCGCACGACGTGGCACACCGGCAGGTGTTCCGGCTGCGCAAGGCCAGCGAACGAACCGGCCGTATCGCGGGCAACGCCGGTATCGGCATGGGTTACGGGTGGTGGCAGGACAAGCACACACGCCACCACGCCAACCCCAATCACGAGGAGCTGGACCCCGACCTCATCCCCGATGTCCTGGTCTGGTCGAGGAAGCAGGCGCACGCCTCAACAGGGCTGCCCCGTCTGCTCGGTCGGTACCAGGCGTTCCTGTTCTTCCCCCTCCTGACGCTCGAGGGCTTCAATCTGCACCTGTCCGGTGTGAGGTCGCTGGCTGATCGTTCGCTCAAGAACCGTGTGGCGGAGGGAAGCATGCTGTTCGCGCATTTCGCCCTCTACCTGGGTGCACTGCTGCTGGTGCTGCCGCCCGGTATGGCCCTTGCCTTCCTCGCGGTTCACCAGTGCCTGTTCGGGGTCTACCTGGGCTCGATCTTCGCCCCCAACCACAAGGGCATGCCGATCCTGACCGGTGACGACCGCCCGGACTTCCTGCGGCGCCAGGTGCTCACCTCGCGCAATGTCCGCGGCGGTTGGTTCACCGATGTCGCACTCGGCGGACTGAACTACCAGATCGAGCACCACCTGTTCCCGAGCATGCCCAGCCCGCATCTGCGCAAGGCGCAGGTCATCGTCCGGCGCCACTGCCAGGAGCTGGGAGTGGACTACCTGGAGACCAGCCTGATCACGTCCTACCGGCAGGCTCTCGCCAGCCTCCACCACGCCGGCGCCCCCATCCGACAGGCTGTCCCCGCGTAG
- a CDS encoding MarR family winged helix-turn-helix transcriptional regulator, which produces MAATPAQTAPACNSMALRKAARYLGATYDKALAPVGLRATQFGILQKLSNEGETTITHLADMIAMDRTTLATNLKPLAREGLVTVERSAADRRARIVALTPEGNARLKTALPLWRTVQVQFEDTFGAGKASRLRALLDEVLDTGFQPWAE; this is translated from the coding sequence ATGGCCGCAACGCCCGCACAGACGGCCCCCGCCTGCAACAGCATGGCCCTGCGCAAGGCGGCCCGGTATCTCGGTGCGACGTACGACAAGGCCCTCGCCCCGGTCGGCCTTCGCGCGACGCAGTTCGGCATCCTCCAGAAGCTCAGCAACGAGGGCGAGACGACGATCACCCACCTCGCCGACATGATCGCCATGGACCGCACGACACTGGCCACCAATCTCAAGCCGCTCGCCCGGGAAGGGCTGGTGACCGTCGAGCGCTCGGCAGCCGATCGCCGGGCGCGCATCGTCGCGCTCACGCCGGAGGGCAACGCCCGCCTGAAGACGGCGCTACCGCTGTGGCGCACCGTGCAGGTTCAGTTCGAGGACACCTTCGGCGCCGGCAAGGCCTCCCGGCTGCGCGCCCTGCTCGACGAGGTGCTCGACACCGGCTTCCAGCCCTGGGCCGAGTGA